A DNA window from Drosophila pseudoobscura strain MV-25-SWS-2005 chromosome 2, UCI_Dpse_MV25, whole genome shotgun sequence contains the following coding sequences:
- the LOC6897887 gene encoding uncharacterized protein — protein sequence MDKQNKSVASGGRSHSNSSRRVMWKMDKSCKDEEEVFDSIVTYRWMPSEEASDTTKESQSNPEVAVNRDAQHKNWRMLVAELGKRKELAEKEQPTTSQSSVQKSNSLAKLEGLESKERAKASWQRLFNTIKLIKKGELPEEEEKEKFELSGSPSLALRYKPSHESLKFKRSKDQGLDHIQQQPSTSQAAAINLKIETCDLPPHQTCVVREVPPMFAHRVRVSMSKDTDSCSSGELDLQKNGTASEASRVTGPLKHLASVVVTTPLATSFSSGPHVGPKRSTVKPTKAPSASGRKVPSPSNSDTVDSSSESVKKLTSPSNSCSAGRSSPEAITSSNSGTAGGAPSLSGKRTTRPSGSSTARSETGKTSSIAGSGLPNLRQRQQELHRYRLLVEQLRVELLQLKVKREIEGTHQQNILFRKDLQIKENLLRTYDDNDVSHA from the exons ATGGACAAACAGAATAAATCCG TTGCCTCTGGCGGACGTTCCCATTCGAACAGCAGTCGTCGCGTCATGTGGAAAATGGACAAAAGCTGtaaggatgaggaggaggtcTTTGACTCGATCGTCACCTATCGCTGGATGCCATCAGAGGAGGCCAGTGACACCACTAAGGAATCCCAAAGCAATCCAGAGGTGGCCGTCAATCGAGACGCTCAACACAAAAACTGGCGAATGCTGGTCGCAGAGTTGGGCAAGCGCAAGGAGCTGGCGGAGAAGGAGCAGCCGACAACATCTCAATCTTCTGTACAAAAATCAAATTCTTTGGCGAAACTGGAAGGACTCGAGAGCAAGGAGCGCGCCAAGGCAAGCTGGCAGCGTCTTTTCAACACAATTAAGCTGATCAAAAAGGGCGAActgccggaggaggaggagaaagagaaatTCGAATTGAGTGGAAGTCCCAGCCTTGCCCTGCGCTACAAGCCATCCCATGAATCGCTCAAGTTCAAGAGGAGCAAGGACCAAGGCCTGGATCATattcagcagcagccgagcACATCCCAGGCTGCGGCTATCAACTTAAAAATAGAAACCTGTGACCTGCCGCCACATCAGACTTGCGTAGTGCGTGAGGTCCCGCCGATGTTTGCTCACCGAGTGCGCGTCTCAATGTCGAAGGACACGGATTCGTGCAGCTCCGGGGAGTTGGATTTGCAGAAGAACGGCACCGCATCAGAAGCAAGCAGAGTGACAGGACCATTGAAACATCTGGCAAGCGTCGTTGTAACTACGCCCTTAGCGACCTCCTTTTCAAGCGGTCCTCATGTGGGACCTAAGCGGAGCACAGTCAAGCCTACAAAGGCACCGTCAGCTTCGGGCAGAAAAGTTCCTAGCCCCAGCAACAGTGACACGGTAGACTCGTCATCGGAGTCGGTCAAAAAATTGACCAGCCCCAGCAACAGCTGCTCGGCAGGACGTTCCTCCCCGGAGGCGATTACCTCCAGCAACAGCGGTACGGCCGGAGGTGCCCCCTCGCTGTCTGGAAAGAGAACAACTAGgcccagtggcagcagcacgGCACGTTCGGAGACGGGCAAAACCAGCAGCATCGCTGGCAGCGGGTTGCCAAATCTCCGCCAGCGCCAGCAGGAGCTTCACCGTTACCGTCTTCTCGTCGAACAGCTTCGCGTGGAACTGCTTCAGCTGAAGGTCAAACGCGAAATTGAGGGGACTCATCAACAGAACATCCTCTTCCGCAAAGATTTGCAAATCAAAGAGAATCTGTTGAGAACCTATGACGACAACGATGTCTCTCATGCTTAG
- the nom gene encoding transcription factor Ouib isoform X1 — MLINLCRVCGKSNICPKALPLFEPSNRKLLRYIYDLTGIRVSFSLLLCHSNSPHMVCFCCQMDIKTANVFRRQCIKVQQKWSAMEKKTEDQTPKIRRSVRCSRRRPVLHLPVEPLQIVDVVMKTEDEFIQAPSVNNEVDQLAWTSAEQVAIHTEGSPDETDHDSSSSSDKDYSAQPKLQLHKCNLCGIVKNNKASLVRHKYTHTGERPHPCKECPKAFLSGNELRAHMLTQHTEEPPFPCRYCERKYFSSIGRKKHERVHTNERPFVCEQCGKAFTRGCIMKQHMLSHTGQRMFNCDICNRSFTLKKHLVTHYISNTHKLNAAAQKVVLPRGENCASNKQQNTEL, encoded by the exons ATGTTAATAAACCTTTGTCGGGTTTGTGGCAAGAGTAACATCTGCCCGAAAGCCTTACCGCTTTTCGAACCTAGTAATCGAAAGCTACTGAGGTATATATATGATCTGACTGGGATTCGAGTAAGCTTTAGCCTT CTGCTTTGTCATTCCAATTCACCCCACATGGTGTGCTTCTGCTGCCAGATGGACATAAAGACAGCCAATGTGTTTCGCAGGCAGTGCATTAAAGTGCAACAGAAATGGTCGGCGATGGAGAAGAAAACTGAAGATCAGACGCCAAAAATTCGCCGGAGTGTTCGATGTTCTAGGCGACGACCGGTCTTGCATTTGCCTGTAGAACCTTTGCAAATAGTTGATGTTGTAATGAAAACGGAAGATGAATTCATACAAGCACCAAGTGTTAACAATGAGGTTGACCAACTGGCCTGGACTTCCGCAGAACAGGTCGCAATACATACCGAGGGTAGTCCAGACGAAACCGATCATGACAGCTCCTCCAGTTCCGATAAAGACTACAGTGCACAACCAAAGCTACAGCTCCACAAATGCAATCTGTGTGGCATCGTTAAGAACAACAAAGCATCGCTAGTGAGGCACAAGTACACGCATACTGGCGAAAGGCCACATCCCTGCAA GGAATGTCCGAAAGCTTTTCTTTCCGGAAACGAACTTCGCGCCCACATGCTCACGCAACACACAGAGGAACCACCATTTCCCTGCCGCTATTGCGAGCGGAAATATTTCTCGTCGATAGGGCGAAAGAAGCACGAACGCGTCCACACAAATGAACGGCCCTTTGTTTGCGAACAGTGCGGCAAGGCATTCACCAGAGGGTGCATCATGAAGCAGCACATGCTTTCCCACACGGGACAGAGGATGTTCAA TTGTGATATTTGCAATCGTTCCTTTACGCTCAAGAAACATCTTGTCACGCATTACATATCGAACACACATAAACTTAATGCTGCAGCGCAAAAGGTTGTGCTCCCTCGGGGAGAAAACTGTGCCAGCAATAAGCAGCAGAATACAGAATTATAA
- the nom gene encoding transcription factor Ouib isoform X2 codes for MLINLCRVCGKSNICPKALPLFEPSNRKLLRYIYDLTGIRLLCHSNSPHMVCFCCQMDIKTANVFRRQCIKVQQKWSAMEKKTEDQTPKIRRSVRCSRRRPVLHLPVEPLQIVDVVMKTEDEFIQAPSVNNEVDQLAWTSAEQVAIHTEGSPDETDHDSSSSSDKDYSAQPKLQLHKCNLCGIVKNNKASLVRHKYTHTGERPHPCKECPKAFLSGNELRAHMLTQHTEEPPFPCRYCERKYFSSIGRKKHERVHTNERPFVCEQCGKAFTRGCIMKQHMLSHTGQRMFNCDICNRSFTLKKHLVTHYISNTHKLNAAAQKVVLPRGENCASNKQQNTEL; via the exons ATGTTAATAAACCTTTGTCGGGTTTGTGGCAAGAGTAACATCTGCCCGAAAGCCTTACCGCTTTTCGAACCTAGTAATCGAAAGCTACTGAGGTATATATATGATCTGACTGGGATTCGA CTGCTTTGTCATTCCAATTCACCCCACATGGTGTGCTTCTGCTGCCAGATGGACATAAAGACAGCCAATGTGTTTCGCAGGCAGTGCATTAAAGTGCAACAGAAATGGTCGGCGATGGAGAAGAAAACTGAAGATCAGACGCCAAAAATTCGCCGGAGTGTTCGATGTTCTAGGCGACGACCGGTCTTGCATTTGCCTGTAGAACCTTTGCAAATAGTTGATGTTGTAATGAAAACGGAAGATGAATTCATACAAGCACCAAGTGTTAACAATGAGGTTGACCAACTGGCCTGGACTTCCGCAGAACAGGTCGCAATACATACCGAGGGTAGTCCAGACGAAACCGATCATGACAGCTCCTCCAGTTCCGATAAAGACTACAGTGCACAACCAAAGCTACAGCTCCACAAATGCAATCTGTGTGGCATCGTTAAGAACAACAAAGCATCGCTAGTGAGGCACAAGTACACGCATACTGGCGAAAGGCCACATCCCTGCAA GGAATGTCCGAAAGCTTTTCTTTCCGGAAACGAACTTCGCGCCCACATGCTCACGCAACACACAGAGGAACCACCATTTCCCTGCCGCTATTGCGAGCGGAAATATTTCTCGTCGATAGGGCGAAAGAAGCACGAACGCGTCCACACAAATGAACGGCCCTTTGTTTGCGAACAGTGCGGCAAGGCATTCACCAGAGGGTGCATCATGAAGCAGCACATGCTTTCCCACACGGGACAGAGGATGTTCAA TTGTGATATTTGCAATCGTTCCTTTACGCTCAAGAAACATCTTGTCACGCATTACATATCGAACACACATAAACTTAATGCTGCAGCGCAAAAGGTTGTGCTCCCTCGGGGAGAAAACTGTGCCAGCAATAAGCAGCAGAATACAGAATTATAA
- the nom gene encoding transcription factor Ouib isoform X3, translating into MVCFCCQMDIKTANVFRRQCIKVQQKWSAMEKKTEDQTPKIRRSVRCSRRRPVLHLPVEPLQIVDVVMKTEDEFIQAPSVNNEVDQLAWTSAEQVAIHTEGSPDETDHDSSSSSDKDYSAQPKLQLHKCNLCGIVKNNKASLVRHKYTHTGERPHPCKECPKAFLSGNELRAHMLTQHTEEPPFPCRYCERKYFSSIGRKKHERVHTNERPFVCEQCGKAFTRGCIMKQHMLSHTGQRMFNCDICNRSFTLKKHLVTHYISNTHKLNAAAQKVVLPRGENCASNKQQNTEL; encoded by the exons ATGGTGTGCTTCTGCTGCCAGATGGACATAAAGACAGCCAATGTGTTTCGCAGGCAGTGCATTAAAGTGCAACAGAAATGGTCGGCGATGGAGAAGAAAACTGAAGATCAGACGCCAAAAATTCGCCGGAGTGTTCGATGTTCTAGGCGACGACCGGTCTTGCATTTGCCTGTAGAACCTTTGCAAATAGTTGATGTTGTAATGAAAACGGAAGATGAATTCATACAAGCACCAAGTGTTAACAATGAGGTTGACCAACTGGCCTGGACTTCCGCAGAACAGGTCGCAATACATACCGAGGGTAGTCCAGACGAAACCGATCATGACAGCTCCTCCAGTTCCGATAAAGACTACAGTGCACAACCAAAGCTACAGCTCCACAAATGCAATCTGTGTGGCATCGTTAAGAACAACAAAGCATCGCTAGTGAGGCACAAGTACACGCATACTGGCGAAAGGCCACATCCCTGCAA GGAATGTCCGAAAGCTTTTCTTTCCGGAAACGAACTTCGCGCCCACATGCTCACGCAACACACAGAGGAACCACCATTTCCCTGCCGCTATTGCGAGCGGAAATATTTCTCGTCGATAGGGCGAAAGAAGCACGAACGCGTCCACACAAATGAACGGCCCTTTGTTTGCGAACAGTGCGGCAAGGCATTCACCAGAGGGTGCATCATGAAGCAGCACATGCTTTCCCACACGGGACAGAGGATGTTCAA TTGTGATATTTGCAATCGTTCCTTTACGCTCAAGAAACATCTTGTCACGCATTACATATCGAACACACATAAACTTAATGCTGCAGCGCAAAAGGTTGTGCTCCCTCGGGGAGAAAACTGTGCCAGCAATAAGCAGCAGAATACAGAATTATAA
- the ouib gene encoding transcription factor Ouib: MLINMCRICARRNLCEQSINLFEHANRKVVRHIFMIAGVRLRDLSNVPAFICHCCQSDLKLAMTFRKLCLKTQKRWQPKIVVHEDSSLSETECQATAETLKITRQNSGIVSKFSETDDGAQEPEEPFIIMLEEQPTSSLFVCEQIDEDEPEEICSEEEQSTADPILTTNPKNNHKVTKQEDEPYICEQCGKHSHSKTVFERHMRKHTGERPYGCLECTAKFLTAAELRSHHRVHTGERPFACRYCERRYVSYMGRLKHERIHTNERPFVCAECGKTFTNSYILKNHMLVHTGERQFRCDLCERSFQRKTHLRTHFQSNTHKQNVMKQQQGGVM, encoded by the exons ATGTTAATAAATATGTGTAGAATTTGCGCTAGGCGCAATCTCTGTGAACAAAGCATAAATCTGTTCGAGCATGCCAACAGGAAAGTGGTGCGACATATTTTTATGATTGCTGGTGTTCGG TTGAGAGATCTGTCGAATGTTCCTGCCTTCATATGCCATTGCTGCCAGTCGGATCTCAAATTGGCCATGACCTTTCGAAAACTGTGCCTTAAAACCCAGAAGCGATGGCAGCCCAAAATCGTGGTACACGAAGATTCCTCGCTTAGCGAAACCGAATGCCAAGCAACAGCTGAGACGTTAAAGATAACAAGACAGAATTCTGGCATAGTCAGCAAATTCAGTGAAACCGATGACGGGGCACAGGAGCCGGAAGAACCGTTTATAATAATGCTGGAAGAGCAGCCAACGAGCAGTCTTTTCGTATGTGAACAAATCGATGAGGATGAGCCAGAGGAAATCTGCAGCGAAGAGGAGCAGTCAACTGCTGATCCCATACTAACCACAAATCCCAAAAATAACCACAAAGTCACAAAGCAGGAAGACGAACCCTACATATGCGAACAATGTGGAAAGCATTCCCATTCAAAGACTGTATTTGAGCGGCACATGCGAAAGCACACGGGAGAGCGCCCGTATGGCTGCCT CGAGTGTACCGCCAAGTTCCTCACGGCTGCCGAACTCCGCTCCCATCATCGTGTCCACACGGGAGAACGACCGTTTGCCTGTCGCTATTGTGAGCGGCGGTATGTGAGCTACATGGGCAGATTAAAGCACGAGAGAATCCATACCAATGAGCGTCCTTTTGTCTGCGCCGAGTGCGGCAAGACATTCACGAATTCCTATATACTTAAGAATCATATGCTTGTGCATACGGGCGAGCGACAATTTCGATGTGATCTCTGTGAGCGATCTTTTCAGCGTAAGACTCATCTGCGGACGCATTTCCAATCGAACACTCACAAGCAGAACGTcatgaagcagcagcaaggcGGTGTCATGTGA
- the LOC4802998 gene encoding transcription factor Ouib, whose protein sequence is MLKNVCRICASNTDDSKALKLFMSSTRELVQQINLIAGILLQFDPDLPDWICERCQTALQGAIEFRDQCLSSQDKFKRFDGTLTEGSRPASTHLFCLRRSTRSQKQLDAATELKNLPSPIEVMIKVENLSNGHEEDDGVDHLDTSNETDLDFVIKEFPLSEDDDVPGSAAKIRRGRRKRCSSEKRQKPALTVFFCDQCGTNITGKTSFDRHLRKHSGVRPFQCQLCPARFLSAGELKGHQVMHTGDRNFPCRYCDRSYVNYSGRLRHERTHTNDRPFVCSQCSKGFTNSYILKNHMLIHTGERLFRCELCQRSFSRPTHLKTHYRSNTHKHNMEKAKAEKQQLADCLQMALPQQAEQTEFLVEQQQPALGFTIDVPLPLEQASSLDLAAQQLLGPTTLVFSTT, encoded by the exons ATGCTGAAAAACGTTTGTCGCATATGCGCCAGTAACACGGACGACAGCAAAGCATTAAAGCTCTTCATGAGCAGCACGCGGGAGCTGgtgcaacaaatcaatttaatCGCCGGCATTTTG CTTCAATTCGATCCCGATTTACCCGATTGGATATGCGAAAGATGTCAGACAGCCTTGCAGGGTGCAATAGAGTTCCGTGACCAATGTCTGAGCAGCCAAGATAAGTTCAAAAGATTCGATGGGACGCTTACTGAGGGCTCTCGGCCTGCATCCACCCACCTATTTTGTTTACGACGTAGTACGCGCTCCCAGAAACAGCTGGACGCTGCCACAGAACTAAAGAATCTGCCCAGTCCCATAGAAGTAATGATCAAAGTCGAGAACCTGAGCAATGGCCATGAAGAAGACGATGGTGTTGATCATCTGGATACTAGCAACGAAACAGATCTGGACTTCGTAATTAAAGAGTTTCCCCTGTCAGAAGACGATGATGTGCCTGGCTCCGCAGCTAAGATCCGAAGAGGTCGACGAAAGAGGTGCTCTAGTGAAAAGCGCCAAAAACCAGCTCTAACCGTCTTCTTCTGCGATCAATGTGGCACCAATATCACTGGAAAAACCTCCTTTGATCGCCACCTGCGTAAGCACAGCGGCGTCCGACCCTTCCAGTGCCA ACTCTGCCCCGCCCGCTTTCTATCCGCTGGGGAGCTGAAAGGCCATCAGGTGATGCATACTGGGGATCGTAATTTCCCCTGCCGCTACTGCGATCGCAGCTATGTCAACTACAGCGGGCGACTACGTCACGAACGCACTCATACCAATGATAGGCCTTTTGTCTGCTCCCAGTGTTCCAAGGGCTTCACTAATTCGTACATTCTAAAGAACCATATGCTGATCCATACGGGCGAGCGCTTGTTTAG ATGTGAGCTGTGCCAGCGTTCGTTCTCGCGACCAACCCACTTGAAGACCCACTATCGCTCGAATACGCACAAGCACAATATGGAAAAAGCAAAGGCCGAGAAACAACAGCTGGCCGACTGCTTGCAAATGGCTCTGCCACAGCAGGCGGAGCAGACTGAATTCctggtggagcagcagcaaccggcATTGGGCTTCACGATAGATGTTCCTTTGCCCTTGGAGCAGGCATCCTCATTGGATCTAGCCGCTCAACAGCTCTTGGGACCAACAACCTTAGTATTTAGTACAACCTAA
- the M1BP gene encoding transcription factor Ouib — protein sequence MSKSSLKHLKSTCRVCAKYASIKRSPRLFDKSNPKMVENIETLTGLRLESFGCLPELICECCVMELSAATKFRERCIGAQRSLLMGLTEEQQSVIPAYYQAAVLGTDVEVMEEADVDKRAQPPEEVETIETYMDDIEAKEEGEEEVDIGEKIEYDNEFFDDAENNVTEDDGASLIEEAEYESLMADEDIEEQSHQETEMIDAAGELITGDGNEGYVYDSDDEVAVLDNVLDDEYEHENIVVKKSSLPPKPKVRSDDPRRRGTGGVYICEQCGNHIKGRMAFELHCRRHRGDKQFGCELCNSRFCTTSELKRHMRKHTGERPFACQYCGRCFTDYTTRVKHERTHTNERPYVCGTCGKAFTTGYILKNHMLIHSGERAYRCELCDKSFMLPTHLSTHFRSGVHKRHMEKAGITLEREQKKELKLEDVEEDSLIV from the exons ATGTCGAAGTCGTCGTTAAAACATTTGAAAAGCACTTGCCGCGTGTGTGCCAAGTATGCAAGCATCAAAAGATCCCCTCGCTTGTTTGACAAATCAAATCCAAAGATGGTTGAGAACATTGAGACGCTCACTGGATTGCGG CTGGAGTCTTTTGGATGTTTACCTGAACTAATTTGCGAATGCTGCGTAATGGAACTAAGTGCTGCAACCAAATTTCGCGAGCGTTGCATTGGCGCCCAACGCAGTCTCCTGATGGGACTAACCGAAGAACAGCAAAGCGTGATACCCGCGTACTACCAGGCCGCAGTCTTGGGCACTGACGTCGAGGTGATGGAGGAGGCGGACGTCGACAAGAGGGCCCAGCCCCCCGAAGAGGTCGAAACTATAGAAACTTATATGGATGATATAGAAGCAAAAGAGGAGGGTGAGGAGGAGGTGGATATTGGTGAAAAAATCGAATACGACAATGAATTCTTCGACGATGCCGAAAACAACGTGACGGAGGACGACGGAGCATCGCTTATAGAGGAGGCCGAATACGAAAGCCTCATGGCAGACGAAGATATTGAGGAACAAAGTCATCAGGAGACAGAAATGATAGATGCTGCTGGGGAACTTATTACAGGAGATGGAAATGAGGGCTATGTTTACGATTCTGATGACGAAGTGGCCGTGCTGGACAACGTCCTGGACGATGAGTATGAGCATGAGAACATCGTTGTAAAGAAGTCCAGTCTGCCGCCCAAACCGAAAGTACGTTCTGACGATCCACGCCGCCGTGGAACAGGCGGCGTCTACATTTGTGAGCAGTGTGGCAATCACATCAAAGGCCGCATGGCCTTCGAGCTACACTGTCGTCGCCACCGCGGCGATAAGCAGTTTGGTTGCGA ACTGTGCAACTCTCGCTTCTGCACCACGTCCGAACTGAAGCGCCACATGCGTAAGCACACCGGAGAGCGTCCGTTCGCTTGCCAGTACTGCGGACGCTGTTTCACCGATTACACCACTCGCGTTAAGCATGAGCGTACCCACACCAATGAACGTCCCTATGTCTGTGGCACATGCGGAAAGGCTTTCACCACTGGGTACATTCTTAAGAACCACATGTTAATACATTCCGGCGAGCGCGCTTACAG GTGCGAGCTGTGCGACAAGTCTTTCATGCTCCCCACCCATCTGAGTACACATTTCCGTTCGGGAGTGCACAAACGGCATATGGAGAAGGCCGGGATCACACTggagagagagcagaaaaAGGAACTTAAATTGGAGGATGTGGAGGAGGATAGTTTAATAGTTTAG